One genomic segment of Clostridium estertheticum subsp. estertheticum includes these proteins:
- a CDS encoding peptide ABC transporter substrate-binding protein translates to MKKMLCVILIFMIMFTSGCVQKKVTTSISRKYIVYNLGELPSDLLMVDNDNIREKDLLLVLFEGLVREDKDGKIVPGMAEKYDISKDKIGYTFKLRKDLHYSDGTDIKATDFVRFFHDILLEKGNNFSEQLYCIFGAKDFSMGKVAFDRVGIVASKDNLSLEIRLNSPKDNFINILSNPIFTLRDDSTNMKNWKDNYKQIEYSGPFIIKNINKDGEITLLKNQKYWRANEIVSSEMLFTSVIGDEKALADFETNGDSANSKIDVFVSPPISEISTLSDEKKTEVKPTQSRYYLNFNLKNKGLVDQNFRNAINEIINRKLIIETLSGDLAVPTMNYTTYTSINDNSDKLIFDESRNKSKGQEFLKNSTYDKEQKLVMVYENKNFDTKISGEIAKSIKKYLNIDVVCTGYKKDDLKKVINSGNYNIVFTGNDEEYGDSYKFFSKWTANSKDNIYGYKNANYDKIIDKALMENNNNKKITIYNQAQKILAKDLPCVPIYIANTVICKKANIKDIYTTKGGNLKFDYAYKDNVVTK, encoded by the coding sequence ATGAAAAAAATGTTATGTGTAATTTTAATTTTTATGATAATGTTTACTAGTGGATGTGTTCAAAAAAAAGTGACAACTTCTATATCTAGGAAATATATAGTTTACAACTTAGGAGAATTACCATCAGATTTGTTAATGGTAGATAATGATAATATTCGGGAAAAAGACTTGTTATTAGTTTTATTTGAAGGACTAGTAAGAGAAGACAAAGATGGCAAAATAGTGCCTGGAATGGCAGAAAAATATGATATTTCAAAAGACAAAATAGGTTATACATTTAAATTAAGAAAGGATCTCCATTACAGTGATGGGACAGATATAAAAGCTACGGATTTTGTAAGATTTTTTCATGATATTTTGTTGGAAAAAGGAAACAATTTTTCAGAGCAACTATATTGTATATTTGGAGCTAAAGATTTTAGTATGGGGAAAGTAGCGTTTGATAGAGTGGGGATAGTAGCATCAAAGGATAATTTAAGTCTAGAGATAAGGTTAAATAGCCCAAAGGATAACTTTATTAATATCCTTAGTAATCCAATTTTTACGTTAAGAGATGATAGTACGAATATGAAAAATTGGAAAGACAATTATAAGCAAATTGAGTATAGTGGTCCATTTATTATAAAAAACATAAATAAAGATGGTGAAATAACATTACTAAAAAATCAAAAGTATTGGAGGGCAAATGAAATTGTTAGCAGTGAAATGTTGTTTACGTCAGTAATTGGAGATGAGAAAGCACTTGCTGACTTTGAAACTAATGGAGATAGTGCAAACTCAAAAATTGATGTCTTTGTAAGCCCACCAATAAGTGAAATAAGTACTCTCAGTGATGAAAAGAAAACTGAAGTTAAACCTACACAAAGCAGGTATTATCTAAATTTTAATTTAAAAAATAAAGGACTAGTAGACCAAAACTTTAGAAATGCAATAAATGAAATAATAAATAGAAAATTAATAATAGAAACTTTATCAGGAGACTTGGCGGTTCCGACAATGAATTATACCACCTATACTAGTATTAATGATAATAGTGATAAATTAATTTTTGATGAATCTCGAAATAAAAGTAAAGGTCAAGAATTTTTGAAAAATAGTACTTATGATAAAGAACAAAAATTAGTTATGGTGTATGAGAATAAAAATTTTGATACCAAAATAAGTGGTGAAATAGCTAAAAGTATCAAAAAATATTTAAATATAGATGTGGTTTGTACTGGTTATAAAAAAGATGATCTTAAAAAAGTTATAAATTCTGGGAATTACAACATAGTATTTACAGGAAATGATGAAGAATACGGAGACAGTTATAAGTTCTTTTCTAAGTGGACAGCTAATTCAAAAGATAATATATATGGATATAAGAATGCAAATTATGATAAAATTATAGACAAAGCATTGATGGAAAACAATAATAATAAAAAAATAACAATTTATAATCAGGCACAAAAGATACTCGCAAAAGATTTACCATGTGTACCTATATATATAGCAAATACAGTGATATGTAAAAAAGCAAATATTAAAGATATCTACACAACTAAAGGTGGAAATCTAAAATTCGATTATGCTTATAAGGACAATGTTGTAACAAAATAA
- a CDS encoding arsenate reductase ArsC — translation MKPKIAFICVHNSCRSQMAEALGKKFGSSVFESYSAGTETKPQINQDAVRIIKNLYNLDMNETHTSKLIDDIPEADIVIKMGCNVVCPIVAHRHEEDWGLDDPTGKSDDEFIKIAKKIEEKIKDLKKRIESNEINLDTEISL, via the coding sequence ATGAAACCAAAGATAGCATTTATCTGTGTTCACAATTCTTGTAGATCTCAAATGGCAGAGGCTCTTGGAAAAAAGTTTGGGTCATCTGTGTTTGAATCGTATTCTGCAGGAACTGAGACTAAACCTCAAATTAACCAAGATGCAGTTAGAATAATAAAGAATTTATATAATTTAGATATGAATGAGACTCATACATCAAAATTAATTGATGATATACCAGAGGCCGATATTGTAATAAAAATGGGTTGTAATGTAGTTTGTCCAATTGTAGCACACAGACATGAGGAAGATTGGGGACTAGACGACCCTACTGGTAAATCTGACGACGAATTTATAAAAATAGCTAAGAAAATTGAAGAAAAAATTAAGGACTTAAAGAAAAGAATAGAAAGTAATGAAATTAATTTAGATACTGAAATTTCATTATAG